From a single Tachypleus tridentatus isolate NWPU-2018 chromosome 6, ASM421037v1, whole genome shotgun sequence genomic region:
- the LOC143252260 gene encoding dehydrogenase/reductase SDR family member 7-like: MDAEWMWLICLFILLFVVLWFKWFYLHADGDLTLLWTERYGRSPAELRGKVAWITGASSGIGEALAYELAKYGVRLALSGRNVDKLEAVKTECIVRGSLKDDDVLLVPFDITHFSKHSECFQKVVGHFKKLDILVNNTGRSQRAPFDGIFTEVDYQIFGTNVFSHVSLTRVVLPHFLSNGGGHVMVNSSVAGKCGIPNFASYTGSKHAIQGYFECLRTEFEAKGVFVTIVCPGPVFSSLIERSFTGIPGEVFNGRQKETDKRMRTFRCAQLMAVALANNLDEVWISLQPFLLICYLSQYMPTFFRRVIIPRFLTPEKFATLLEGRN; encoded by the exons ATGGATGCTGAATGGATGTGGTTAATCTGTCTTTTTATATTACTCTTTGTAGTCTTGTGGTTTAAGTGGTTTTATTTGCATGCAGATGGAGATCTAACACTCTTGTGGACTGAAAGATATGGGAGGTCACCAG CTGAGTTACGTGGTAAAGTTGCATGGATCACAGGGGCTTCTAGTGGAATTGGAGAAGCATTAGCTTACGAGCTGGCTAAATATGGAGTCAGACTAGCTTTGTCTGGAAGAAATGTAGACAAGTTGGAGGCCGTAAAGACAGAGTGTATAG tcCGAGGTTCGTTAAAAGATGATGACGTCCTTCTAGTGCCCTTTGATATTACGCACTTTTCCAAACACTCGGAATGCTTTCAGAAAGTTGTTGGACACTTCAAAAAG CTAGACATTTTGGTGAACAATACCGGACGTTCTCAAAGGGCTCCATTTGATGGAATCTTCACAGAAGTAGACTATCAAATCTTTGGCACGAATGTCTTCTCTCACGTATCTTTAACAAGGGTTGTCCTACCTCATTTCCTGTCAAACGGAGGCGGCCATGTTATGGTGAACAGCAGTGTCGCTGGTAAATGTG GTATACCTAATTTCGCATCTTACACTGGATCAAAACATGCTATTCAG GGATATTTCGAGTGTTTGAGAACAGAATTTGAAGCTAAAGGAGTGTTTGTCACAATCGTTTGTCCTGGGCCAGTGTTCTCAAGCTTAATAGAACGATCTTTCACAGGGATCCCTGGAGAG GTGTTTAATGGAAGACAGAAGGAGACAGACAAACGAATGCGTACATTTCGCTGTGCCCAGTTGATGGCAGTTGCATTAGCTAACAATTTAGATGAAGTATGGATCTCTCTACAACCATTCCTGTTAATTTGTTACCTGTCACAGTACATGCCGACTTTCTTCAGAAG GGTAATCATTCCAAGGTTCCTCACCCCTGAGAAATTTGCCACCCTGCTGGAAGGAAGAAACTAA